One segment of Amycolatopsis alba DSM 44262 DNA contains the following:
- a CDS encoding FAD-binding oxidoreductase has product MTELIDHRLRRSWTPEAGDAAHLPAKALRWLVQRIGPLGSAAPSVSDSALPVPEPVLGEQPKRDLADLVGAEHVLVTPGERLARASGLSYLDLVRRRGFGDFPVPDAVVLPGDPGEVQSVLEICARHDVGVVPFGGGTSVVGGVAALRGDKTAVIALDLTRLGELVSVDPVSRIAVLQAGVTGPEADRLLAAHGFTLGHVPQSYERATIGGFAATRSAGQASAGYGRFEDMVSGVRLATPRGDWKLGVAPASAAGPDLRHLAIGSEGALGVITEVALRVRPVPEVRRYEGYVLDGWETGTAAVRELAQRHVLADVTRLSDVDESEVSLALNDSWKTKALRRYLKARGVHAPCLLIVGWEGASKREVARRRQETTRVLEPFGAVRIGAALGESWRRGRFSGPRQRDALMDNGVCVETLETAAYWTELSDLRDAVRAALTATLGRAIIMCHVSHAYETGASLYFTVLTARDEADPIGQWRRAKAAASEAITGIGTISHHHAVGVDHARYLSAEIGEIGVEVLRAAKKAVDPSGILNPGKLL; this is encoded by the coding sequence GTGACGGAGCTTATTGACCACCGGTTAAGACGGTCTTGGACGCCCGAAGCCGGTGATGCGGCCCACCTTCCGGCGAAGGCCCTGCGGTGGCTCGTCCAGCGTATCGGTCCGCTGGGCTCCGCGGCGCCTTCCGTATCCGATTCGGCGCTTCCCGTGCCCGAACCGGTGCTGGGCGAACAGCCGAAGCGAGACCTGGCGGACCTCGTCGGCGCGGAGCACGTTCTCGTGACGCCGGGGGAACGGCTCGCGCGGGCGAGCGGATTGTCCTATCTGGACTTGGTGCGGCGCCGGGGGTTCGGTGATTTTCCGGTGCCGGACGCCGTTGTCCTGCCGGGAGATCCCGGCGAAGTCCAGTCGGTGCTGGAAATCTGCGCACGGCACGACGTCGGCGTCGTCCCGTTCGGCGGCGGGACGTCGGTGGTCGGCGGGGTCGCGGCGCTGCGCGGGGACAAGACCGCGGTGATCGCGCTCGACCTCACCAGGCTCGGCGAGCTGGTCTCCGTCGACCCCGTGTCCCGGATCGCGGTCCTGCAGGCGGGGGTCACCGGCCCGGAGGCCGATCGGCTGCTCGCCGCGCACGGTTTCACCCTCGGGCACGTGCCCCAGTCCTACGAACGCGCCACGATCGGCGGATTCGCCGCGACCAGGTCCGCCGGGCAGGCGTCGGCGGGTTACGGCCGGTTCGAGGACATGGTTTCGGGTGTCCGGCTCGCGACCCCGCGCGGCGACTGGAAGCTCGGCGTCGCGCCGGCGTCGGCCGCCGGACCCGACCTGCGTCACCTCGCCATCGGCAGTGAGGGCGCGCTCGGCGTGATCACCGAGGTCGCCCTCCGCGTCCGCCCGGTGCCGGAAGTCCGCCGCTACGAGGGCTACGTCCTCGACGGCTGGGAAACCGGCACCGCGGCGGTCCGCGAACTCGCCCAGCGGCACGTGCTCGCGGACGTGACCCGACTGTCCGATGTGGACGAGAGCGAGGTTTCGCTCGCACTCAACGACAGCTGGAAGACCAAGGCGCTGCGCCGGTATCTCAAGGCGCGCGGAGTACACGCGCCCTGCCTGCTGATCGTCGGCTGGGAAGGCGCGTCGAAACGCGAGGTCGCCCGGCGCCGTCAGGAGACCACCCGTGTGCTGGAGCCGTTCGGCGCCGTGCGCATCGGCGCGGCACTCGGCGAATCCTGGCGCCGCGGCCGGTTCTCCGGGCCCCGGCAGCGGGATGCCTTGATGGACAACGGTGTCTGCGTCGAAACCCTGGAAACCGCCGCGTACTGGACGGAACTGAGCGACCTGCGCGACGCCGTCCGCGCCGCGCTCACCGCCACGCTCGGCCGGGCCATCATCATGTGTCACGTCTCGCACGCCTACGAAACGGGCGCGTCGCTGTACTTCACCGTGCTCACCGCCCGCGACGAGGCCGACCCGATCGGCCAGTGGCGGCGGGCGAAGGCCGCGGCGTCGGAGGCGATCACCGGGATCGGCACCATTTCGCACCATCACGCCGTCGGTGTCGACCACGCGCGCTACCTGTCGGCGGAGATCGGCGAGATCGGCGTCGAAGTACTGCGAGCGGCGAAAAAGGCCGTCGACCCGTCCGGGATCCTCAATCCAGGGAAGCTTCTTTGA
- a CDS encoding TetR/AcrR family transcriptional regulator encodes MSDDVLLDAAKKCVLAVGVRRTTLAEIARTAKVSRMTVYRRFPDVRSVLATLMTREFGGLLQGAAEPEVEPAHFREKLVQSSTAAVAALSGDPLFRTLLDLDPELVLPYIVERLGKTQRFAEGVILHLLQAGHQDGSIRKGDLPAQARTLLLLIQSFVFSYRPATADVNEKALMTEFAHVIDTALRP; translated from the coding sequence GTGTCCGACGACGTTCTGCTCGACGCCGCGAAGAAGTGCGTGCTCGCCGTCGGCGTGAGGCGGACGACGCTCGCCGAGATAGCGCGGACGGCGAAGGTCAGCCGGATGACCGTCTACCGCCGCTTCCCGGACGTGCGCAGCGTGCTCGCGACCCTGATGACCCGCGAGTTCGGCGGTCTGCTGCAAGGCGCGGCCGAACCGGAGGTCGAACCGGCCCACTTCCGCGAGAAGCTCGTCCAGAGTTCGACGGCCGCCGTCGCCGCGCTGTCGGGCGACCCGCTGTTCCGCACGCTGCTGGATCTCGATCCCGAACTGGTCCTGCCCTACATCGTCGAACGGCTCGGGAAGACCCAGCGCTTCGCCGAGGGCGTGATCCTGCACCTGCTGCAGGCTGGCCACCAGGACGGCTCGATCCGCAAGGGTGATCTGCCCGCGCAGGCGCGCACCCTGTTGCTGCTCATCCAGTCCTTCGTGTTCTCCTACCGCCCCGCCACCGCGGACGTGAACGAAAAAGCCCTGATGACGGAGTTCGCCCACGTGATCGACACGGCGTTGCGGCCGTGA
- a CDS encoding glycerol-3-phosphate dehydrogenase/oxidase → MTPGSLNAPRRERELAALAGGERVDLVVVGGGVTGAGIALDAAARGLSVALIEAYDLAYGTSRWSSKLVHGGLRYLAKGDLALAHESAVERGILMTRTAPHLTRAIPQLFPLYPETSRGQQAFIMTGLVAGDGLRRAARTPASVLPRPRSIPAPEALALAPGLSPQGLRGALLAYDGALTDDARLVVSLARTAASRGAKILTRVEALRLDADSVLARDRLTGQELEIRAGQVINATGVWAGELAESVRLRPSRGSHLILASGAVRIGATSVNVPVPGENNRFVFLLPQPDGRVFVGVTDEPTDGPVPRVPSVPESDVDFLLEVASKAFTRPLTRADVAGSFAGLRPLVEGGGGRSADLSRKHAVVTGADGVLTVVGGKLTTYRKMAEDAVDAALKRSGLRAGPSTTARLPLLGATPRNRLSTVDAPPRLVAKYGTEAPRVAALGEVDPELGLPLFGGTEISAAEVVWAVRHEGALDVDDVLERRTRLSLVAPEAEAARARVQELVDKSLAGLA, encoded by the coding sequence GTGACTCCGGGCTCGCTCAACGCACCGCGGCGTGAACGCGAACTCGCGGCGCTGGCAGGCGGCGAGCGGGTCGACCTGGTGGTGGTCGGCGGCGGCGTCACCGGCGCGGGGATCGCGCTGGACGCGGCCGCCCGCGGGCTCTCGGTGGCCCTGATCGAGGCGTACGACCTGGCATACGGAACGTCGCGCTGGTCCAGCAAGCTGGTCCACGGCGGGCTTCGCTACCTCGCCAAGGGGGATCTGGCGCTGGCGCACGAAAGCGCCGTCGAGCGCGGGATTCTGATGACCCGCACCGCCCCGCATCTCACCAGGGCGATCCCGCAGCTGTTCCCCCTGTACCCCGAGACCTCCCGCGGCCAGCAGGCGTTCATCATGACCGGCCTCGTCGCCGGTGACGGGCTCCGCCGCGCGGCGAGGACCCCGGCGTCGGTGCTGCCGCGGCCGAGGTCGATCCCGGCCCCGGAGGCGCTGGCGCTCGCCCCCGGCCTGTCCCCTCAAGGCCTGCGCGGCGCACTGCTGGCGTACGACGGCGCGCTGACCGACGACGCGCGGCTCGTGGTGAGCCTGGCGCGCACGGCGGCGTCACGCGGCGCGAAGATCCTGACCAGGGTCGAGGCCCTCCGGCTCGACGCGGATTCGGTGCTGGCACGGGACAGGCTCACCGGACAGGAGCTTGAGATCCGCGCCGGTCAGGTGATCAACGCGACCGGTGTCTGGGCGGGCGAACTGGCGGAGTCGGTGCGGCTGCGGCCGTCGCGCGGTTCCCATCTCATCCTGGCTTCGGGAGCGGTGCGGATCGGCGCGACATCGGTCAACGTGCCCGTCCCCGGCGAGAACAACCGGTTCGTCTTCCTGCTGCCGCAACCCGATGGTCGCGTGTTCGTCGGCGTCACCGACGAACCGACCGACGGCCCGGTCCCTCGGGTGCCGTCCGTGCCGGAGTCCGATGTGGACTTCCTGCTCGAAGTGGCGTCGAAGGCGTTCACCCGCCCGCTGACCCGCGCCGACGTCGCGGGCTCGTTCGCCGGGCTGCGGCCGCTGGTCGAAGGCGGCGGCGGGCGCAGCGCGGATCTTTCGCGCAAACACGCGGTGGTGACCGGCGCCGACGGCGTGCTCACCGTCGTCGGCGGCAAGCTGACGACGTACCGGAAGATGGCCGAGGACGCTGTCGACGCCGCGTTGAAGCGGTCCGGTCTCCGCGCGGGCCCGTCGACGACGGCCCGGCTCCCCCTGCTCGGCGCGACGCCGCGGAACCGTCTGTCCACTGTGGATGCCCCGCCCCGGCTGGTCGCGAAGTACGGCACCGAAGCGCCACGGGTCGCGGCACTCGGCGAGGTCGATCCGGAACTGGGCCTGCCACTGTTCGGCGGCACCGAGATCAGCGCGGCGGAGGTCGTCTGGGCCGTGCGGCACGAGGGCGCCCTCGATGTCGACGACGTCCTGGAGCGCCGCACCCGGCTCAGCCTGGTCGCCCCCGAGGCAGAGGCCGCCCGCGCCCGCGTCCAGGAACTCGTCGACAAGTCGCTCGCCGGACTCGCCTGA
- a CDS encoding helix-turn-helix transcriptional regulator translates to MSPVRRGKELPIYNRLPVLRAERGLSRAALATAVEVNPQTIGALERGDHYPSLDLAFRICAVFDLPVEAVFSREPFTPLSTQVYREGGA, encoded by the coding sequence ATGAGTCCGGTCAGACGCGGCAAAGAGCTGCCGATCTACAACCGGCTTCCCGTACTCCGGGCGGAGCGCGGACTCAGCAGGGCAGCGCTCGCGACGGCGGTCGAGGTCAATCCTCAGACCATCGGCGCGCTCGAACGAGGCGATCACTATCCGAGCCTCGACCTGGCGTTTCGCATCTGCGCGGTGTTCGATCTCCCGGTCGAGGCCGTGTTCAGCCGCGAACCGTTCACGCCGCTGTCCACTCAGGTCTACCGGGAGGGGGGAGCATGA